CGCCCAGGGCGTCAAGGCGCTGGTCATCGCCTGCAACAGCGCGAGCGCGGCGATGCTGCGCGACGCGCGGGAGCGCTACGACGTCCCGGTGGTCGAGGTCATCCTGCCCGCCACGCGCCGGGCGGTGGCGGCCACGCGGACCGGGAAGATCGGCGTGATCTGCACGCGGGCCACCCAGGAGTCGATGGCCTACGAGGACGCGTTCGCCGCGGCGCCGCACGTGGAGCTGACCACCCGGGCGTGCCCGCGGTTCGTGGACTTCGTCGAGTCGGGCATCACCGGCGGCGACGAGCTGCTGGCCGCCGCGCACGACTACCTCGACCCGCTCTCGGCCGCCGGCGTGGACACGCTGATCCTCGGGTGCACGCACTACCCGCTGCTGACCGGCGTCATCTCCTACGTCATGGGGGACGGCGTCACGCTGGTCAGCAGCGCCGAGGAGTGCGCCAAGGACGTCTACAAGATGCTCACCGCGACCGGGCTGATGCGCGGGTCCGGCGAGGCGACGTACACCTTCGCGACCACCGGCCTGCCCGAGGAGTTCGAGACCATCGGGCGCCGGTTCCTCGGCGCCGAGCTGATGGCGGCCACGCAGTTCGCGGGCGGGCTCGCGTGAGGCTCACGACCGTCGGCTGCAGCGGCTCCTACCCGGGGCCGGACTCGCCCGCGTCCTGCTACCTGCTCGAGCACGACGACGGCGGGCGCACCTGGCGGGTCCTGGTGGACCTCGGCAGCGGGGCGCTCGGCGCGCTGCACCGGTACGCCGACCCGCTGGCCGTCGACGCCGTGCTGCTCAGCCACCTGCACGCCGACCACTGCCTGGACCTGTGCGGCTACTACGTGATGCGCAAGTACCACCCCGAGGGCGCCCAGCCGCGGCTGCCCGTCTACGGCCCGAGCGGTACGGCGGGGCGCATGGCCCGCGCGTACGACCTCCCCGAGGACCCGGGCATGACGCTGGAGTTCGACTTCCGGACCTGGACGCCGGGGGAGCCGGCCCGGATCGGGCCGTTCACCGTGCAGGCGGTCCGCGTCGACCACCCCGTCGAGGCCTACGGGCTCCGGGTGTCCGCCGGCGGCCGGCTGCTCGCCTACACCGGCGACACCGCCCCCTGCCCGCAGCTCGAGGACGTGGCCAGGGGCGCGCACCTGCTGCTGGCCGAGGCGTCCTTCCACGAGGGCGCGGCCAACCCGCCGGGCATCCACCTCACCGGCGCCGACTGCGGCCGCCTGGCCCGCGACTCGGGCGTGCAGTCGCTGGTGCTCACCCACGTGCCGCCCTGGTACGAGCCCCGGGACATGCTCACCGAGGCCCAGCAGGTCTGGGACGGCCCCGCCGACCTGGCCCGCGCCGGCGCGGTCTTCGAGGTCTGAGCTCAGACCAGGCCCGCGTCGTGGACGCAGATGGCGATCTGGACGCGGTTGGTGACGCGCAGCTTGTCGAAGAGCCGCGAGACGTGGGCCTTGACCGTGGGCACCGAGAGGTGGAGCTCGCGGGCGATCTCGGCGTTGGTGAGCCCGCGACCGACGGCGAGGGCGACGTCCTGCTCGCGGTCGGTGAGGACGGCGAGGCGGGCGCGCGCGGCGTCGGCGCGGTCGTCGCCGGCGTCGGTGCGCAGGCGCTCGATGAGCGTGCGGGTCACCGAGGGGGAGAGCATCGGGTCGCCGTCGGCGACCGCGCGGACGGCCTCGAGGATCTGGGGCGGCGGGGTGTCCTTGAGCAGGAAGCCGTCGGCGCCGGCGCCGAGGGCGCCGACGACGTGCTCGTCGGCGTCGAAGGTGGTCAGCACGATGACGTGGGGCGGGTCCGGGCGCGTGTGCAGCGCCCTGGTGGCCTCGAGGCCGTCCATGCGCGGCATCCGGATGTCCATGAGCACGACGGACGGGCGGAGCTCGTCGACCTTGCGGAGCGCGTCGAGGCCGTCCACGGCCTCGCCGACCACCTCGACGTCGGGCTGGCCGCCGAGCATGAGCACGAGCGCGGAGCGCACGAGCGGGTCGTCGTCGACCACGAGCAGGCGGGTGCTCATGCCGCCCACGGGATCCACCCGTGCAGCACGAAGCTGGTGCCGTCGCGGCGGGCCTCGAGCCGGCCGCCGCGCAGCTCGGCGCGCTCGGACAGACCGACCAGGCCGAGGCCGGCGCCGGGGGTCTGGCTGCCGAAGCCGAGCGGGTTGCGCAGCACCACGTCGAGGCCGTCCTCGGGCGAGCCGGTCAGCTCCACGCTGAGCAGGGTGCCGGGGGCGTGCTTGCGGGCGTTGGTGATGCCCTCCTGGACGATGCGGTAGAGCGTGCGGCCGGCGGCCAGCGGCACGTCGTCGGCCGTGGCGACGTCGTCGTGCAGCTGGACGTTGAGCCCGGACTCGCGGGCCTCCTCGACGAGGCGACCCAGGTCGGCGTACGTCGGCTGCGGGGCGAGCGTGAGCTCCCCGTCGCCGTCGCGCAGCACGCCGAGGACGCCGCGCAGGTCGGTGAGCGCCTCGTGGGCCTTCTCGCGGATGACGGTCGCGCTCTCGCGCACCTGCTCGGGGGTGAGGTCCTCGCGGAAGGCCAGGGCGCCGGCGTGCATGGAGACCTGGGAGATCCGGTGGGCCAGCACGTCGTGCATCTCGCGGGCGATCCGGGCGCGCTCGTTGGCGCGGGCCTGGGCCACGCGCAGCTCCTGTTCGGCCTCGGCGCTCTCGGCGCGGTGCCGCAGCGTCCAGATGAGCTCGCGGCGCGAGCCGATGTAGAGCCCCCCAGCCGAGCACGGCCGCGGTGGCGATGATCGTGACGGAGAGGTTGAGCCACCACGGGTCGTTGGTCGTGCCGGGCTGGGAGGTGGCGAAGAACATCGCCCCGGCGAAGGACACCGAGCCCGCCAGCGCCATCTCCCGCCAGCGGCGCCGGGTGGCGATCGAGGCCAGCGCGAGCACGGCCGGGCCGCTGGAGAGGCCGGAGACCGCGGCGAACAGGTTGGTCAGGACCGCGACGGCGAGCGGCCAGCGGCGGCGGAAGAACACGAGCACGAAGCTGGCCACGCCGAGCGTGACGTCGAGCATCCACAGCCACTCGGCCTGGTCGTCGACGATCGGCAGCCAGCCGATCGCGCTGAAGCCGAGCATGAGCAGGACCCGCCACGTGGTGCCCCACGCGGTCACCCGCGGCTGGTAGGCCGCCGGGGCCGGGCGCCCGCACTCCTCCTGCACGACCTCAGGCTAGGCGGACCGTGGTCCGCCGCGCAGGCTGCGCTGGTCGCCCGCCGACCCCTACTTTGGTCTGGCTCGAAGGGTGACGAACAGACGATGCGCGCAGCGTGGGTGTTCGGCAGGCTGGAGCCATGATCACCGTCGAAGGACTCACCCGGAAGTACGGCGCCTTCACCGCCGTCGACGACGTCAGCTTCGTCTGCCAGCCCGGTCGGGTCACCGGCTTCCTGGGCCCGAACGGCGCCGGCAAGACGACCACCATGCGTGTCATGGTCGGGCTCACCCCGCCCACCGCGGGCCGCGTCACCATCGGGGGCCACCTCTACAAGGACATCCCCAACCCCGGTCGCCACGTCGGCGTGCTCCTCGACGCCTCGGCGCAGCACGCCGGGCGCACCGGTCGCGAGATCCTCACCATCGGCGCGCAGACCATGGGTCTCCCGGCCTCGCGCGTGGACGAGATGCTCGCGCTGGTCTCGCTCGACGCGACCGAGTCCAAGCGCCGGCTGCGCAACTACTCCCTCGGCATGAAGCAGCGCCTCGGCATCGCCCACGCCCTGCTCGGCGACCCGTCGGTGCTGATCCTCGACGAGCCGGCCAACGGCCTGGACCCGGCCGGCATCCGGTGGATGCGCGGGCTGCTCAAGTCCTACGCCGACCGCGGGGGCACGGTGCTCCTGTCCAGCCACCTGCTCCACGAGGTCGAGCAGATCGCCGACGAGATGATCCTCATCGGGCGCGGCAAGATCGTGGCCAGCGGCACCAAGGACGAGCTCCTCGCCGGCTCGGAGCACACGACCTCCCTGGTCACCGCGCTCGACAACGAGCTGCTGGCCAAGGCGCTGCGCGAGAAGGGCGTCACGGTGACGCCCGCCGGCTCCGGCCTGCGGGTGGAGACCGCGCCGGTCGAGGTCGGCCGGCTCTCGGTCGAACAGGGCATCGTCCTGACCGACCTGCGTGCCGCCGACGGCGGGCTGGAGGAGCTGTTCCTCTCGCTCACCGAGGACACCCAGCGCGAGGCCATCGCGCCCGCCGCGGCCGCCCCGGCCGCCCCCACGCAAGGAGCCCAGGCATGAGCACCGCCACCGCGAACCCGAGCATCGACACCACCAACACGCCCGGCGTACCCCTGCTGCGGCTGGCCCAGGTCGAGGCCCGCAAGGCGCTCGACACCCGTGCCGGCCGCTGGCTGATCATCTCGATCCTGGCCCTGATCGTGGTGGTCGAGGTGATCTACAGCTTCGCCGCGTCCGACGACCTGAAGAACCTCGACGACTACCTGCAGATCCCGGGGGCGATCTTCGGCTTCTTCCTGCCGATCATCGTGATCATGCTGGTGACCAGCGAGGCCAGCCAGCGCAACGGGCTGGTCACCTTCACCCTCGAGCCGCGGCGCTCGCGGGTGGTGCTGGCCAAGTTCATCGCCGGCGTCGCCCTGGGCATCGGCGTGATGGTCCTCGGCTTCGTCCTCGCCCTGCTCGGCACCGTGCTGGGCATGGTCACCGGGGCCAGCCCGGAGTGGTCGGTGACCGGCGACATGCTGTTCAGCGCGCTGTTCCTGGCCAACCTGATCGGCATCTTCACCGGCTTCGCGATCGCCATGCTGATCATGAACACCCC
This genomic window from Nocardioides anomalus contains:
- the murI gene encoding glutamate racemase; translated protein: MPAVDAPIGIFDSGFGGLTVARSVIDQLPHESVHYLGDTARQPYGPKPIAEVREYALECLDHLYAQGVKALVIACNSASAAMLRDARERYDVPVVEVILPATRRAVAATRTGKIGVICTRATQESMAYEDAFAAAPHVELTTRACPRFVDFVESGITGGDELLAAAHDYLDPLSAAGVDTLILGCTHYPLLTGVISYVMGDGVTLVSSAEECAKDVYKMLTATGLMRGSGEATYTFATTGLPEEFETIGRRFLGAELMAATQFAGGLA
- a CDS encoding MBL fold metallo-hydrolase translates to MRLTTVGCSGSYPGPDSPASCYLLEHDDGGRTWRVLVDLGSGALGALHRYADPLAVDAVLLSHLHADHCLDLCGYYVMRKYHPEGAQPRLPVYGPSGTAGRMARAYDLPEDPGMTLEFDFRTWTPGEPARIGPFTVQAVRVDHPVEAYGLRVSAGGRLLAYTGDTAPCPQLEDVARGAHLLLAEASFHEGAANPPGIHLTGADCGRLARDSGVQSLVLTHVPPWYEPRDMLTEAQQVWDGPADLARAGAVFEV
- a CDS encoding response regulator, which translates into the protein MSTRLLVVDDDPLVRSALVLMLGGQPDVEVVGEAVDGLDALRKVDELRPSVVLMDIRMPRMDGLEATRALHTRPDPPHVIVLTTFDADEHVVGALGAGADGFLLKDTPPPQILEAVRAVADGDPMLSPSVTRTLIERLRTDAGDDRADAARARLAVLTDREQDVALAVGRGLTNAEIARELHLSVPTVKAHVSRLFDKLRVTNRVQIAICVHDAGLV
- a CDS encoding sensor histidine kinase, with product MAQARANERARIAREMHDVLAHRISQVSMHAGALAFREDLTPEQVRESATVIREKAHEALTDLRGVLGVLRDGDGELTLAPQPTYADLGRLVEEARESGLNVQLHDDVATADDVPLAAGRTLYRIVQEGITNARKHAPGTLLSVELTGSPEDGLDVVLRNPLGFGSQTPGAGLGLVGLSERAELRGGRLEARRDGTSFVLHGWIPWAA
- a CDS encoding ABC transporter ATP-binding protein, with translation MITVEGLTRKYGAFTAVDDVSFVCQPGRVTGFLGPNGAGKTTTMRVMVGLTPPTAGRVTIGGHLYKDIPNPGRHVGVLLDASAQHAGRTGREILTIGAQTMGLPASRVDEMLALVSLDATESKRRLRNYSLGMKQRLGIAHALLGDPSVLILDEPANGLDPAGIRWMRGLLKSYADRGGTVLLSSHLLHEVEQIADEMILIGRGKIVASGTKDELLAGSEHTTSLVTALDNELLAKALREKGVTVTPAGSGLRVETAPVEVGRLSVEQGIVLTDLRAADGGLEELFLSLTEDTQREAIAPAAAAPAAPTQGAQA
- a CDS encoding ABC transporter permease, which codes for MSTATANPSIDTTNTPGVPLLRLAQVEARKALDTRAGRWLIISILALIVVVEVIYSFAASDDLKNLDDYLQIPGAIFGFFLPIIVIMLVTSEASQRNGLVTFTLEPRRSRVVLAKFIAGVALGIGVMVLGFVLALLGTVLGMVTGASPEWSVTGDMLFSALFLANLIGIFTGFAIAMLIMNTPGAIVGYFAYSLILPTAVGILSALSSTFDDIAPWIEFNTAQTPLISGDYAPTGEQWAQILTAGIIWLVVPLALGIWRLLRIEFK